One segment of Alistipes finegoldii DSM 17242 DNA contains the following:
- a CDS encoding BACON domain-containing protein yields the protein MKQIFAWLFAAIFFAAGCAQSPDLAEPVRGGGYENADGLVIVAACPPATRTDIEEGKSTWEAGDRITVVYDGAAYEYTAAEAGPTTAFTSEAGIADYDASKPLTAYYPATTAEGVVAVEAERTIALDAESQSNPARAPLVGLPTSGNLAEGALEVTFRNIFSVIELRIDAGELASAAQSLTVEPADEAAFEGFLSFEGTVDPETLALTPAENGTGNSLVFNFAEGVDLTKPQTIKFPVGRFRSEAGLRLTLGTADGKSYSKNIYKTGITSYAEQGGVFRAKHMAKALYAFAPQGGISTADDLIEFAAAVNAGETLAPWQDDKGVVVLLDDIDLAEVTEWTPIGAATSKLASNALSITSGRPFTGYFDGQGHTIRNLKMVCKAAQATSAWGFFGAVANGAVVENLIFDASCSLEDKATAGTDCGVVAGLVYEATVRNVVNKASIAFDGAAPDETRMTIGMVGLAFADKNGARLEKLVNHGALTATSGGNTKNGATGIHVGGIVGFSSNKSNTTAVVTIAECANYGDLDTQVARASGIVAAANRYTEIENCVNEGDNVNAFATVNSARIGNITCITAVGSKITNTVNRGNVICKTSGAAGGIICLVNDDGNAFVGCENYGLVITDRASYKGTLFGQCNKAARFSDCIAQGDLGAYEDGSYALVGVNYTNYMSYIGDHNATAVHVNSQNILYYPNGSQVPAEPEFGVNLSSVELNAQGSNAAVVQLSSVDYDWTVSADGDWVHVTDLSDAPVVSGVRDSGVQYIKIGADANTKTAPRSAVVTFASTDGSKSATVRVDQQARGEAFPSKWVFQASTLPLYGSSWTDDNVIPATSGAAGFISVVRGDANASAAFKRSVVTNRPAVSTMVEGDYWLYTFPVENLAARSVVDFNATMAGEANSPKYFIVEYLDGGVWKSVEADLLTAPENPAVRYTYKCSGTATGSSYQHATVMQTMRFENAVTDGEVKIRCRAVGPYTCAGGTQNITATNAASSIPPYGFTGSYVQNFGTATPRDTKKVLCLGNSFSYYSNPAWMLKEIAWREGHALNIKAHFKGSQTLTQHLSLGFSTDVIEQGGYDFAFLQDQSQNPANYGRDATASILTGLTTLADKVRAASPSCKVILEETWTFSSASYGGFTDFPTFETYNDAGAKAMAKAAGTWVSPIGPAFRQVREGGSGINLYYSDSKHQSEYGAYLKACVNYLVLFGERFGADPADCGLNPDKAAYLRSVAEQIVLGNEGDYFIER from the coding sequence ATGAAACAGATATTTGCATGGTTATTCGCCGCGATTTTCTTCGCGGCAGGGTGCGCGCAGTCTCCCGATCTGGCGGAGCCGGTGCGGGGAGGCGGATATGAGAATGCCGACGGGCTGGTGATCGTGGCCGCCTGCCCGCCCGCGACCCGCACGGACATCGAAGAGGGTAAATCGACTTGGGAGGCGGGCGACCGCATCACGGTCGTTTACGACGGCGCGGCCTATGAATACACGGCCGCGGAAGCGGGACCGACGACCGCTTTCACGAGCGAAGCCGGCATCGCCGACTACGACGCTTCGAAGCCTTTGACGGCCTACTATCCCGCAACGACTGCCGAAGGGGTGGTCGCCGTGGAGGCCGAGCGGACGATTGCGCTCGACGCGGAGTCGCAGAGCAATCCGGCGCGGGCGCCGCTCGTGGGACTGCCCACTTCGGGGAATCTTGCCGAAGGTGCACTGGAGGTGACCTTCCGCAATATCTTCTCGGTCATCGAACTGCGTATCGACGCAGGGGAGTTGGCGAGTGCGGCGCAGTCGCTGACCGTCGAGCCGGCCGACGAAGCGGCTTTCGAAGGGTTTCTGTCGTTCGAAGGGACGGTAGACCCCGAAACGCTGGCGCTGACGCCCGCCGAGAACGGTACGGGCAACAGCTTGGTTTTCAACTTCGCCGAGGGCGTGGATCTGACCAAGCCCCAGACGATCAAATTCCCCGTCGGGCGTTTCAGATCCGAAGCGGGGCTGCGGCTTACGCTCGGCACGGCCGACGGCAAGAGCTATTCGAAGAATATCTACAAGACCGGCATCACCTCCTATGCCGAGCAGGGCGGCGTATTCCGCGCCAAGCATATGGCCAAGGCGCTTTACGCCTTCGCGCCGCAGGGCGGCATCAGCACGGCCGACGACCTGATCGAGTTCGCGGCGGCCGTGAATGCGGGCGAGACGCTCGCTCCGTGGCAGGACGACAAGGGCGTCGTGGTGCTGCTGGACGACATCGATCTGGCCGAGGTGACGGAGTGGACGCCGATCGGCGCGGCTACGTCCAAGCTGGCGAGCAATGCGCTTTCGATCACTTCGGGAAGACCTTTTACGGGTTATTTCGACGGACAGGGCCATACGATCCGCAACCTGAAGATGGTCTGCAAGGCCGCGCAGGCGACCTCGGCATGGGGATTCTTCGGGGCCGTGGCCAACGGGGCCGTGGTGGAGAACCTGATTTTCGACGCGAGCTGCTCGCTCGAAGACAAGGCGACGGCGGGCACCGACTGCGGTGTGGTGGCCGGTCTGGTTTACGAAGCAACCGTGCGCAACGTAGTCAATAAGGCTTCGATTGCCTTCGATGGGGCGGCTCCCGACGAAACTCGCATGACCATCGGCATGGTGGGACTCGCCTTTGCCGACAAAAACGGGGCGCGGCTCGAAAAACTGGTCAACCACGGCGCTCTGACGGCCACGTCGGGCGGCAACACCAAGAACGGCGCGACGGGCATTCACGTGGGCGGTATCGTCGGCTTCAGCTCGAACAAGAGCAACACGACGGCCGTGGTGACGATCGCCGAGTGCGCCAATTACGGAGACCTCGACACGCAGGTAGCCCGCGCTTCGGGTATCGTGGCCGCTGCGAACCGCTACACCGAGATCGAGAACTGCGTGAACGAAGGCGACAACGTCAATGCCTTTGCCACGGTAAATAGCGCCCGCATCGGCAACATTACCTGCATTACGGCAGTCGGGAGCAAGATCACCAATACCGTCAATCGCGGCAATGTGATCTGCAAGACGAGCGGCGCGGCGGGCGGCATCATCTGTCTGGTCAATGACGACGGCAACGCATTCGTCGGCTGCGAAAATTACGGGCTGGTGATTACCGACCGCGCCAGTTACAAGGGCACGCTCTTCGGGCAGTGCAACAAGGCGGCCAGATTCAGCGATTGCATCGCGCAGGGCGATCTGGGCGCTTACGAGGACGGCTCCTATGCGCTGGTCGGCGTGAACTACACGAATTACATGTCCTACATCGGCGACCACAATGCGACGGCCGTGCATGTGAACAGCCAGAACATCCTCTATTATCCCAACGGTTCGCAGGTGCCCGCCGAGCCGGAATTCGGCGTGAACCTTTCGTCGGTCGAGCTGAATGCGCAGGGCAGCAATGCCGCCGTCGTACAGCTTTCGTCGGTCGATTACGACTGGACGGTGAGCGCCGACGGGGATTGGGTGCATGTTACGGACCTTTCGGACGCACCCGTCGTTTCGGGTGTCAGGGACTCCGGCGTGCAGTATATCAAGATCGGGGCCGATGCCAATACGAAGACCGCGCCGCGGTCGGCGGTCGTCACGTTCGCTTCGACCGACGGCTCGAAAAGCGCGACGGTGAGGGTCGATCAGCAGGCGCGGGGCGAAGCGTTCCCCAGCAAGTGGGTGTTCCAAGCTTCGACGCTGCCGCTTTACGGCTCGTCGTGGACCGACGACAACGTCATTCCTGCGACATCGGGCGCGGCGGGCTTCATTTCGGTCGTGCGCGGCGATGCGAATGCTTCGGCCGCTTTCAAGCGGAGCGTCGTTACGAACCGTCCTGCGGTTTCGACGATGGTCGAGGGCGACTACTGGCTCTATACCTTCCCGGTGGAGAATCTCGCCGCCAGATCGGTCGTCGATTTCAACGCCACGATGGCGGGTGAGGCCAATTCGCCCAAATACTTCATCGTCGAATACCTCGACGGCGGAGTCTGGAAGAGCGTCGAGGCCGATCTGCTCACGGCTCCGGAAAACCCGGCGGTCCGCTATACCTACAAGTGTTCGGGCACTGCCACCGGGTCCTCGTATCAGCACGCGACCGTCATGCAGACGATGCGCTTCGAAAACGCCGTGACCGACGGCGAAGTGAAAATCCGCTGCCGCGCCGTGGGACCCTATACCTGCGCGGGCGGTACGCAGAACATCACGGCGACCAACGCCGCCAGCTCCATTCCTCCCTACGGATTTACGGGCAGCTACGTGCAGAACTTCGGCACGGCGACGCCCCGCGACACCAAGAAGGTGCTGTGTCTGGGCAACTCGTTCTCCTACTACAGCAACCCTGCGTGGATGCTCAAGGAGATCGCATGGCGCGAAGGGCATGCTCTCAACATCAAGGCTCACTTCAAAGGGTCGCAGACGCTGACCCAGCATCTGTCGCTGGGTTTCTCGACCGACGTCATCGAACAGGGCGGTTACGATTTCGCTTTCCTGCAGGACCAGAGCCAGAATCCCGCCAACTATGGCCGCGACGCCACGGCGTCGATCCTCACGGGCCTTACGACCTTGGCCGACAAGGTGCGCGCCGCGTCGCCTTCGTGCAAGGTGATTCTGGAGGAGACGTGGACCTTCTCGTCGGCGTCCTACGGCGGCTTTACCGATTTCCCGACCTTCGAGACCTATAACGACGCCGGAGCCAAAGCCATGGCAAAGGCCGCCGGGACTTGGGTGTCGCCGATCGGCCCCGCCTTCAGGCAGGTGCGCGAGGGCGGTTCGGGCATCAACCTCTACTACTCGGACAGCAAGCATCAGTCGGAGTACGGCGCATACCTGAAGGCCTGCGTCAATTATCTGGTGCTTTTCGGCGAGCGGTTCGGCGCAGATCCGGCCGACTGCGGATTGAATCCCGACAAGGCGGCCTACCTGCGTTCGGTGGCCGAGCAGATCGTGCTGGGTAACGAGGGCGACTATTTTATCGAACGATAA
- a CDS encoding glycerophosphodiester phosphodiesterase family protein — protein MKRLVSCILAIPALLWGCAGPKTAAPEYPTHAAKIVAEIHDPASKYVVVASHRGDWRNYPENSIPAIESVIRMGVDIMELDLKLTKDSVLVLCHDHTIDRTTTGRGRVCDITYDSIQRCFLRTAHGVRTPQKMPTLREALEVCKDRIVVNIDQGYEFYDMALKISEELGVTEQMLIKGKRPAEAVAAKFGEYEHNMMYMPIIDILKPQGQKLFDEYMSKGIVPLAYEVCWNEYTPEVKDCMEKVVESGSKLWVNSLWESLCGGLCDDAAWESDDPGSVYGKLLDMGATMIQTDRPELLISYLRSQGRHD, from the coding sequence ATGAAGAGACTTGTCAGCTGTATTCTGGCCATCCCCGCATTGTTGTGGGGATGCGCCGGACCTAAAACCGCCGCTCCGGAATACCCGACGCATGCGGCGAAAATCGTGGCCGAGATTCACGATCCCGCGTCGAAATACGTCGTGGTGGCTTCGCACCGCGGAGACTGGCGCAACTATCCGGAGAATTCGATTCCCGCCATCGAGTCGGTGATCCGCATGGGCGTCGATATCATGGAGCTGGACCTCAAACTGACGAAGGACAGCGTGTTGGTGCTCTGCCACGACCATACCATCGACCGGACCACTACCGGGCGGGGACGTGTGTGCGACATCACCTATGATTCGATTCAGCGCTGCTTCCTGCGTACGGCGCACGGCGTGCGTACGCCCCAGAAGATGCCGACCCTGCGCGAAGCGCTGGAGGTCTGCAAGGACCGTATCGTGGTGAATATCGACCAAGGATATGAGTTTTACGACATGGCGCTGAAGATCAGCGAGGAGCTCGGCGTGACGGAGCAGATGCTCATCAAGGGCAAGCGTCCGGCGGAGGCCGTCGCCGCCAAATTCGGCGAATACGAGCACAACATGATGTATATGCCGATCATCGACATTCTCAAACCGCAGGGACAGAAGCTTTTCGACGAATACATGTCGAAGGGTATCGTGCCGCTGGCCTACGAGGTTTGCTGGAACGAGTACACGCCCGAAGTGAAGGATTGCATGGAAAAGGTGGTGGAGAGCGGATCGAAACTTTGGGTCAATTCGTTGTGGGAGTCGCTCTGCGGCGGCTTGTGCGACGATGCGGCGTGGGAGAGCGACGATCCCGGCTCGGTTTACGGCAAGCTGCTCGACATGGGCGCGACGATGATTCAGACCGACCGTCCGGAGCTGCTGATCTCCTACCTGCGTTCGCAGGGGCGGCACGACTGA
- a CDS encoding S1/P1 nuclease produces the protein MKKLLLLLFAAALSLSASEPARAWGREGHETIAKIAERNLTKRAKKRIEKYLGGHSVVYYAKWMDEYRQTPEYAFTNDWHTAPVGADLRYGDELLKPGKGNAVYGLELAIRNLRDYRSLTDSAVAVNLKYVIHLVGDMHCPAHIKYTTHNTKYDVLFEDKYHKPHKYYVHHVWDNEIITTTRIWSVTEWAGELDRASKREKAAVQAGTPRDWLHDSAVTCEVQFEWAKPDERLGQDFLNKALPLVEHQIRNAGYRLAAVLNELFD, from the coding sequence ATGAAAAAACTGCTTTTGCTGCTCTTTGCGGCAGCTCTCTCCCTCTCCGCTTCCGAACCTGCGCGGGCGTGGGGCCGCGAAGGCCACGAAACGATCGCCAAGATCGCCGAACGCAACCTCACCAAACGGGCCAAGAAACGGATCGAGAAGTATCTCGGCGGGCACTCCGTCGTCTACTACGCCAAATGGATGGACGAATACCGCCAGACGCCCGAATACGCCTTCACCAACGACTGGCACACGGCGCCCGTGGGTGCGGACCTGCGCTACGGCGACGAACTGCTCAAGCCGGGAAAGGGCAATGCCGTTTACGGGCTTGAGCTGGCGATCCGCAACCTCAGGGATTACCGCAGCCTGACCGACTCGGCCGTAGCGGTCAATCTGAAATACGTCATCCATCTGGTCGGCGACATGCACTGCCCTGCGCATATCAAATACACGACCCACAACACGAAGTACGACGTGCTGTTCGAAGACAAGTACCACAAGCCCCACAAGTATTACGTCCACCACGTCTGGGACAACGAGATCATCACCACGACCCGTATCTGGTCCGTCACCGAGTGGGCCGGCGAGCTGGACCGCGCATCGAAGCGGGAGAAGGCCGCCGTGCAGGCCGGCACGCCGCGCGACTGGCTGCACGACAGCGCCGTGACCTGCGAAGTGCAGTTCGAGTGGGCCAAGCCCGACGAGCGGCTGGGACAGGACTTCCTGAACAAGGCCCTGCCGCTGGTCGAACACCAGATCCGCAATGCCGGTTACCGGCTGGCCGCCGTCCTGAACGAGCTTTTCGACTGA
- a CDS encoding RagB/SusD family nutrient uptake outer membrane protein — protein MKTISKILIFVSMSLALSGCDDFLTKEPETNLSPNTFFSSEAELELWTNRFYSLFAGPDTDAIQVSDIQIAKNLSSVQQGTRSPATENWGTSAWAYLRYINYYLERSGNCPDETIRQRYDGVAYFFRALFYFEKVRKYGDIPYYDFVIPSNDWASLKRPRDSRGFVMKKVMEDLDRAITDLPDNWPSDALYRLSKNAARAMKARAALYEGTFRKYHGIADETIDGVTISADYFLQLAADAAWAVMEQNKYSLYKGNTLKLDAPYREYFILEDGDAKETILSMRFNADILVRHGIQFTFRNMRHSATQRLVNHYLMADGSKIQDQPGYETMTYNQQFQNRDPRMAQTLMAPGYVDLNGIDEVIEDCKSYDMTGYRFIKFVSDDTHNGATTSTTDWPVFRYPEILLTYAEAKAELGTLTPEDIALTVDVVRDRVGMPALDMTAANNNPDPLMASYYPNVNSGANKGVILEIRRERTVELPCEGLRQWDMLRWKEGAQLVPSSNGLDGFLGCYFPSLGEYDMNGDGKMDLCLWSGTKPATTCDAMLEIGEGKDAQLTEGTSGYIVCFRGRTYKWEEGRDYLWPIPTDQRVATGGALSQNPGYEDGLSF, from the coding sequence ATGAAAACTATCAGCAAAATATTGATATTCGTTTCGATGAGTCTGGCGCTGTCGGGCTGCGACGACTTCCTGACCAAGGAGCCGGAAACGAACCTTTCGCCCAATACGTTCTTTTCGAGCGAAGCGGAGCTGGAGCTTTGGACCAACCGCTTCTACAGTCTCTTCGCAGGTCCCGACACCGATGCCATTCAGGTCTCCGACATCCAGATCGCCAAGAACCTCAGCTCCGTACAGCAGGGCACGCGCTCCCCGGCCACCGAAAACTGGGGCACAAGCGCATGGGCCTACCTGCGTTACATCAACTACTACCTCGAACGTTCGGGCAACTGCCCCGACGAGACGATCCGCCAGCGCTACGACGGCGTGGCCTATTTCTTCCGCGCGCTGTTCTACTTCGAAAAGGTGCGCAAATACGGCGACATCCCCTATTACGACTTCGTGATTCCGTCGAACGACTGGGCTTCGCTCAAACGGCCGCGCGACAGCCGCGGATTCGTGATGAAGAAGGTCATGGAGGACCTCGACCGCGCCATCACGGACCTGCCCGACAACTGGCCGAGCGACGCGCTCTACCGCCTGAGCAAAAACGCCGCCCGCGCCATGAAGGCCCGCGCCGCGCTCTACGAAGGCACCTTCCGCAAATACCACGGCATCGCCGACGAGACGATCGACGGGGTGACCATCTCGGCCGACTATTTCCTCCAACTGGCCGCCGACGCCGCATGGGCCGTCATGGAGCAGAACAAATATTCGCTCTACAAAGGCAATACGCTCAAACTCGACGCCCCCTACCGCGAATATTTCATCCTCGAAGACGGCGACGCCAAGGAGACGATCCTCTCGATGCGCTTCAACGCCGACATCCTCGTACGCCACGGCATCCAATTCACGTTCCGCAACATGCGCCACAGCGCCACGCAGCGGCTGGTGAACCACTACCTGATGGCCGACGGCTCGAAGATTCAGGACCAGCCCGGATACGAGACCATGACCTACAACCAGCAGTTCCAGAACCGCGACCCGCGCATGGCGCAGACGCTCATGGCTCCGGGATACGTGGACCTGAACGGCATCGACGAGGTGATCGAGGACTGCAAGAGCTACGACATGACGGGTTACCGCTTCATCAAGTTCGTGAGCGACGACACGCATAACGGCGCCACCACCTCGACTACCGACTGGCCGGTATTCCGTTATCCGGAAATCCTGCTCACCTACGCCGAGGCCAAGGCCGAGCTGGGTACGCTGACCCCGGAAGACATCGCCCTGACCGTGGACGTCGTCCGCGACCGCGTGGGCATGCCGGCCCTCGACATGACGGCCGCCAACAACAATCCCGATCCGCTGATGGCCAGCTACTACCCCAACGTCAATTCCGGAGCGAACAAAGGCGTGATCCTCGAAATCCGCCGCGAACGCACCGTCGAACTTCCCTGCGAAGGCCTGCGCCAGTGGGATATGCTCCGCTGGAAGGAGGGCGCCCAGCTGGTTCCCTCGTCGAACGGACTCGACGGCTTCCTCGGCTGCTACTTCCCCTCGCTGGGCGAATACGACATGAACGGCGACGGCAAGATGGACCTCTGCCTCTGGAGCGGCACCAAGCCCGCCACGACCTGCGACGCGATGCTCGAAATCGGCGAAGGTAAGGACGCCCAGCTGACCGAAGGCACGAGCGGCTATATCGTCTGCTTCCGGGGCCGCACCTACAAATGGGAGGAGGGCCGCGACTATCTGTGGCCGATCCCGACCGACCAGCGCGTGGCCACGGGCGGCGCACTGAGCCAGAATCCGGGTTACGAAGACGGACTGAGCTTCTGA
- a CDS encoding TonB-dependent receptor, with protein sequence MKKLYNRTALFHARAIVGLFALCLLALPSPALAQAIDLKLTNVTVKEAIEALNQRENYSVAIKSAGVDMQRRVSISAQNASIDEVLAQIFADQDITYTITGKSISVTKAAPKSLAADKNQLKGVVKDNLGLPVPGATIIVDGTNNGTTTMSNGDFSLENVKLPAKLVISFIGYQPRTVEVNSYAAIDITLVESSAAIDEVVVVGYGQQKRVNVTGAVGTISGKDLNNRPVTNTAAALQGADPSLLLTLGSGSIEGKNYDVKIRGAVSLNSGSPLVLVDGIEASLAQVNPNDIESVSVLKDASACSIYGAKASAGVVLITTKSGKAGTLKVNYNGRYGVSWNTTSTDFITSGYDYVKLTNEFCYPSKGYVGWNYTDEEMQMLYDRRNDKTEHPDRPWVITDSNGKYRYLGNFDWYDYMFKRSRPETEHNISLTGGNDKINYYVSGRYLYREGLFNHGAEDIYNGYSFRTKIAAEVTPWMHYSNNISMEVTDYKYGGYWEQDGSEELNSNGILFNVANNISPTFVPVNPDGTTFVYSNGIQFANSPIASGRGGVFADGRNKNSRKNNYYIITNRVTFDLTRNKDLKLNADYTYRRRDNLGAYRSYPTANTWNATQTAVVDFTNGSIYDFYQEDRYYYNGHVVNAYLDYGHSWGKHNFSAVAGGNFEDFRSSKLSVRQKGSLSEKLSFINMAQGEIERCVESNTAYRTLGYFARANYDYAGKYLFEVSARYDGSSRFAANDRWGFFPSASAGWRISEEKFWEPMRNWWDNAKVRFSYGSLGNQQVSNYYYIETISTGQLGYTFNGTEKANYASASNPISDGLTWETVVTYNLGFDLGFLKNRLNVTADLYIRDTKDMLTTSLTLPDVFGAPSPKENCADLRTKGYEITVSWRDRHMVAGKPFSYGISASLGDYKSKITKYKNDDMLLTDHYVGETLGELWGYRTDGLFKTDEEAARYQAQINDKAVNNRVYTSSDASAAHLMAGDVRFRDLDGNNIINNGDGTVKNPGDMRVIGNSLPRYTYSIRGDLNWNGFDFAVFFQGVGKIDWMPSANCYYFWGPYSFPTTTFIAKDFERLAWSEDNRNTYFPRRRSYQTSSAGSMNVKTDRYLQDASYIRLKNITLGYTIPINKRILEKVRVYVSGENLAYWSPLKRYSKTVDPEVATTSATNDCLYPYSRTFSVGVDITF encoded by the coding sequence ATGAAAAAACTTTACAATCGAACCGCACTTTTCCATGCGCGTGCGATCGTGGGTTTGTTCGCACTCTGCCTGCTGGCGCTTCCCAGCCCGGCTCTGGCGCAGGCGATCGACCTCAAACTCACGAATGTAACGGTCAAGGAGGCCATCGAAGCCCTCAATCAGCGGGAGAACTACTCCGTGGCCATCAAATCGGCCGGCGTCGACATGCAGCGCCGCGTCAGCATCTCGGCGCAGAACGCGTCGATCGACGAGGTTCTGGCCCAGATCTTCGCCGATCAGGACATCACCTACACGATTACGGGCAAAAGCATCTCCGTAACCAAGGCAGCTCCGAAGAGCCTCGCCGCGGATAAGAACCAGCTCAAAGGCGTGGTGAAAGACAATCTGGGGCTGCCCGTTCCGGGTGCCACGATCATCGTGGACGGCACCAACAACGGCACCACCACGATGAGCAACGGCGACTTCTCGCTGGAGAACGTCAAGCTTCCGGCGAAGCTCGTCATCTCGTTCATCGGCTACCAGCCCCGGACGGTCGAAGTCAACTCCTACGCCGCCATCGACATTACCCTCGTGGAAAGCTCGGCGGCCATCGACGAGGTGGTCGTGGTCGGCTACGGCCAGCAGAAGCGCGTGAACGTCACGGGCGCCGTGGGCACCATCAGCGGCAAGGACCTCAACAACCGTCCCGTGACCAATACGGCCGCAGCCCTGCAGGGCGCCGATCCGTCGCTGCTGCTGACGCTCGGCAGCGGCTCGATCGAAGGCAAGAACTACGACGTCAAGATCCGCGGCGCAGTATCGCTCAACAGTGGCAGCCCGCTGGTGCTCGTCGACGGCATCGAAGCGTCGCTGGCGCAGGTCAACCCCAACGACATCGAATCGGTATCGGTGCTCAAGGACGCTTCGGCCTGCTCGATCTACGGCGCCAAGGCTTCGGCCGGCGTGGTGCTCATCACCACCAAGAGCGGTAAGGCCGGCACGCTGAAAGTCAATTACAACGGCCGCTACGGCGTGTCGTGGAACACCACCTCGACCGACTTCATCACGTCGGGATACGACTACGTGAAACTCACCAACGAATTCTGCTACCCATCGAAAGGCTATGTGGGCTGGAACTACACGGACGAGGAGATGCAGATGCTCTACGACCGCCGCAACGACAAGACCGAGCATCCCGACCGCCCGTGGGTCATCACCGACAGCAACGGCAAATACCGCTATCTGGGCAACTTCGACTGGTACGACTACATGTTCAAGCGCAGCCGTCCCGAAACCGAGCACAACATTTCGCTCACGGGCGGCAACGACAAGATCAACTACTACGTCAGCGGCCGCTACCTCTACCGTGAAGGCCTGTTCAACCATGGCGCCGAGGATATCTACAACGGCTACTCGTTCCGCACGAAGATCGCCGCCGAAGTAACGCCGTGGATGCACTACTCGAACAACATCAGCATGGAGGTGACCGACTACAAATACGGCGGTTACTGGGAGCAGGACGGTTCCGAAGAGCTCAACTCCAACGGCATCCTCTTCAACGTGGCCAACAACATCAGCCCGACGTTCGTTCCGGTCAACCCCGACGGCACCACGTTCGTTTATTCCAACGGCATCCAGTTCGCCAACTCGCCGATCGCCAGCGGACGCGGCGGCGTATTCGCCGACGGACGCAACAAGAACTCGCGCAAGAACAACTACTACATCATCACCAACCGGGTGACGTTCGACCTCACGCGCAACAAGGATCTGAAACTCAACGCCGACTACACCTACCGCCGCCGCGACAACCTCGGAGCCTACCGCTCCTATCCGACGGCCAACACATGGAACGCGACGCAGACCGCCGTGGTCGATTTCACCAACGGTTCGATCTACGACTTCTATCAGGAGGACCGCTACTACTATAACGGCCATGTGGTCAACGCCTACCTCGATTACGGCCACTCGTGGGGCAAGCACAACTTCTCGGCCGTAGCCGGCGGCAACTTCGAGGACTTCCGCTCGTCGAAACTGAGCGTCCGCCAGAAAGGGTCGCTGAGCGAGAAGCTGAGCTTCATCAACATGGCGCAGGGCGAGATCGAACGCTGCGTCGAGTCGAATACGGCCTACCGGACGCTGGGTTATTTCGCCCGTGCGAACTACGACTACGCCGGCAAGTACCTTTTCGAAGTATCGGCACGCTACGACGGTTCGTCGCGCTTCGCCGCCAACGACCGCTGGGGCTTCTTCCCCTCGGCATCGGCCGGATGGCGCATCTCGGAGGAGAAATTCTGGGAGCCGATGCGCAACTGGTGGGACAACGCCAAGGTGCGCTTCTCGTACGGCTCGCTCGGCAACCAGCAGGTGTCGAACTACTACTACATCGAAACGATCTCGACCGGCCAGCTGGGCTACACCTTCAACGGCACGGAAAAGGCCAATTACGCCTCGGCGTCGAACCCCATCAGCGACGGACTTACGTGGGAGACGGTCGTAACCTACAACCTCGGTTTCGATCTGGGCTTCCTCAAAAACCGCCTCAACGTCACGGCCGACCTCTACATCCGCGACACCAAGGACATGCTCACCACGTCGCTCACGCTGCCCGACGTCTTCGGAGCGCCCTCGCCCAAGGAGAACTGCGCCGACCTGCGCACCAAGGGCTACGAAATCACCGTCAGCTGGCGCGACCGCCACATGGTGGCCGGCAAACCCTTCTCCTACGGCATTTCGGCATCGCTGGGCGACTACAAGTCCAAGATCACCAAGTATAAGAACGACGACATGCTGCTCACCGACCATTACGTGGGCGAGACGCTCGGCGAACTCTGGGGCTACCGCACCGACGGACTGTTCAAGACCGACGAGGAGGCGGCACGCTATCAGGCGCAGATCAACGACAAGGCGGTCAACAACCGCGTCTACACCAGCTCCGACGCTTCGGCGGCGCACCTCATGGCGGGCGACGTCCGTTTCCGCGACCTCGACGGCAACAACATCATCAACAACGGCGACGGTACGGTCAAGAATCCGGGCGACATGCGCGTCATCGGCAACAGCCTGCCGCGTTACACCTACTCGATCCGCGGCGACTTGAACTGGAACGGCTTCGACTTCGCGGTCTTCTTCCAAGGCGTCGGCAAGATCGACTGGATGCCCAGCGCCAACTGCTACTACTTCTGGGGACCCTACAGCTTCCCGACCACCACGTTCATCGCCAAGGACTTCGAGCGGCTGGCGTGGAGCGAGGACAACCGCAACACCTACTTCCCCCGCCGGCGCAGCTACCAGACTTCGAGCGCAGGTTCGATGAACGTCAAAACCGACCGCTACCTGCAGGACGCCTCGTACATCCGCCTGAAGAACATCACGCTGGGTTACACCATCCCGATCAACAAGCGCATCCTCGAAAAGGTCCGCGTATACGTATCGGGCGAGAACCTCGCCTACTGGTCGCCCCTGAAGCGCTACAGCAAGACGGTCGATCCCGAAGTAGCCACGACCAGCGCCACCAACGACTGTCTGTATCCCTATTCGCGGACCTTCTCCGTAGGCGTGGACATCACCTTCTAA